One genomic region from Salvia hispanica cultivar TCC Black 2014 chromosome 2, UniMelb_Shisp_WGS_1.0, whole genome shotgun sequence encodes:
- the LOC125206714 gene encoding FHA domain-containing protein PS1-like translates to MELSIHSTSVGAGGYRQIRHPRPAFQFPPPSPDSALQLPPLNAFQCWLFAAFVFEKSLFTAHNLIDDMLVQLLSLDASFSGDEEAEEVRDHDNEGNDLGETMEVRPICDEATTTPRPEDEVEVVSPSEICNDENEFYSSQQGRIPLTEIVEASEINSEKRLDRVNKPMVKDQCGSSQNKDEENFTPKKENASPDSCLVRSLGSKFDQALKSESVSDYESFTSDKENMTPNNHLLKSIKNPLKIDRRVILQELKSASKSHCDFKAAEREPFLPLPVVSSGDDKSTPTPPVRECTEREGTCVDHSKASGNRWIIVVDTGCLLNKKSRRELQLLRGLRGTSLVIPRIVLRELDCMVRRASFLSRMTEASSALQWIEECMASTTCWTHVQSSAEESRLVPPTPPAAASARWLSEEKCAFSVGSVPFSPYTLQEIVTPTAADHILESALFFKQAMDRRLVLLSDDVTLKIKAMAEGVICETAREFRTSLVNPFSARFLYSDSSPREFRTSP, encoded by the exons ATGGAGCTTTCAATTCACAGTACTTCAGTCGGCGCCGGTGGATACCGCCAAATCCGACACCCCCGGCCCGCTTTCCAGTTTCCACCACCGTCGCCGGACTCAGCTCTTCAGCTACCGCCACTGAACGCGTTTCAG TGCTGGTTGTTTGCTGCATTTGTATTTGAGAAATCGCTATTCACTGCACATAACTTGATCGATGATATGCTTGTTCAG CTGTTGTCGTTGGATGCATCATTTTCTGGTGATGAAGAAGCAGAAGAGGTGAGAGATCAT GATAATGAAGGGAATGATCTAGGTGAAACTATGGAGGTTCGGCCGATATGTGACGAGGCAACAACGACTCCACGGCCAGAAGATGAAGTGGAGGTTGTCAGTCCGTCTGAGATATGCAACGATGAGAATGAATTCTACAGCAGTCAGCAAGGCCGCATTCCATTGACGGAAATCGTGGAGGCTTCTGAGATCAACTCGGAGAAAAGGTTAG ATCGTGTGAATAAACCAATGGTGAAAGATCAATGTGGTTCTAGTCAGAATAAGGATGAAGAGAACTTCACCCCGAAGAAGGAGAACGCCTCCCCCGATTCCTGTCTAGTTAGATCCCTGGGATCGAAATTCGACCAGGCTTTGAAGAGTGAATCAGTCTCAGACTATGAAAGTTTTACTTCAGACAAGGAGAACATGACTCCGAACAACCATCTGCTTAAGTCCATCAAGAAT CCCTTGAAGATAGATCGTCGCGTTATTCTACAGGAACTGAAATCAGCTTCCAAAAGCCATTGTGATTTCAAGGCAGCAGAAAGGGAACCTTTTCTTCCGCTGCCTGTGGTTTCCAGCGGTGATGATAAGTCCACACCGACACCTCCAGTTCGTGAATGCACGGAGAGAGAAGGAACATGTGTTGATCACTCCAAGGCGAGTGGGAACAGGTGGATTATTGTAGTAGACACTGGTTGTCTGCTGAACAAGAAGTCGAGGAGAGAGCTGCAGCTGTTGAGAGGTCTCCGAGGAACTTCGTTGGTCATTCCAAGAATCG TTTTGAGGGAGCTCGACTGCATGGTGAGGCGTGCTAGTTTCCTATCAAGGATGACAGAGGCTTCTTCTGCGCTGCAATGGATTGAAGAATGTATGGCTTCAACAACGTGTTGGACTCACGTGCAGAGCTCAGCAGAGGAGAGCAGGCTCGTCCCACCAACTCCGCCTGCTGCTGCCTCTGCCCGCTGGTTAAGCGAGGAAAAATGTGCATTCTCTGTTGGCTCAGTCCCCTTCTCTCCCTATACTCTGCAAGAAATCGTCACTCCAACCGCTGCAGACCACATCCTCGAATCTGCTCTCTTCTTTAAGCAAGCAATGGACCGGCGACTTGTCCTTCTCAGCGATGATGTCACTTTAAAGATCAAAGCCATGGCCGAG GGTGTCATCTGCGAAACAGCAAGAGAATTTCGCACCAGTCTTGTCAACCCTTTCTCAGCGAGGTTCTTGTATTCCGACAGCTCTCCAAGAGAATTTCGCACCAGTCCTTAA
- the LOC125204861 gene encoding protein SENSITIVE TO PROTON RHIZOTOXICITY 1-like isoform X2: MDPDERLCAETWAKSSSGHESLNTDTNNRTFTDFDRHHPKWEESSFNGCVVRTSGQQFSGFEGSFASDVDSQRQKKDLHGKQIPEAHGSGNMQNWDPSAMLNNLSFLEKKIHQLQDLVQLVVGRRGQAMNQADEILVQQQQLITADLTSIIVQLISTAGSLLPSLKNSESLASQLGQFGGITTDNVVHNKMEERHDPTGVSEDHEMKSDDDAEEGENLPPGSYEILQLEKEEILAPHTHFCTICGKGFKRDANLRMHMRGHGDEYKTPAALAKPHKESSSDPIFIKRYSCPYVGCKRNKDHKKFQPLKTILCVKNHYKRTHCDKNYTCSRCHAKKFSVIADLKTHEKHCGRDKWLCSCGTTFSRKDKLFGHIALFQGHTPAIPHEGAGPSDQGQSKSEATNKVEQLDFNSCQGLMEVERSRDDPSNYFSPLGFDTSSMAGFQEFPRPLFEDAESSFSFFLSGSGNYSPKNGRYAAPNDLE, translated from the coding sequence ATGGACCCCGACGAGAGGCTATGTGCAGAAACGTGGGCAAAGTCTTCATCGGGTCATGAATCACTCAACACGGATACAAATAACCGAACGTTCACAGATTTTGATAGACACCACCCGAAGTGGGAAGAATCCTCGTTCAATGGCTGCGTTGTAAGGACTTCAGGCCAACAATTTTCTGGTTTCGAAGGGTCATTTGCGTCTGACGTTGATAGCCAGAGGCAAAAGAAGGATCTTCATGGTAAGCAGATACCCGAGGCTCATGGGTCGGGTAATATGCAGAATTGGGATCCGAGCGCCATGCTGAACAATCTCTCatttttggagaagaagattcATCAGCTGCAGGATTTGGTCCAGTTAGTTGTCGGGCGCAGAGGCCAAGCTATGAACCAAGCTGACGAGATCTTGGTTCAGCAACAGCAGCTTATCACGGCTGATCTCACCTCGATTATAGTTCAGCTGATATCCACCGCAGGGAGCCTTCTCCCGTCTTTGAAGAACTCCGAGAGTTTGGCAAGCCAGCTCGGCCAATTTGGTGGGATCACGACTGACAATGTTGTCCATAACAAGATGGAGGAACGCCATGATCCAACGGGCGTTTCTGAGGATCATGAAATGAAGAGCGATGACGATGCTGAGGAAGGAGAGAATCTCCCTCCTGGCTCGTATGAAATCCTGCAGCTCGAGAAGGAGGAGATTCTTGCGCCTCACACCCATTTCTGCACGATCTGCGGGAAGGGGTTCAAGAGAGACGCCAATCTACGGATGCACATGAGAGGCCATGGAGACGAGTACAAGACTCCGGCAGCCCTAGCCAAGCCCCATAAGGAATCGAGCTCGGATCCGATCTTCATCAAGAGGTACTCCTGCCCTTACGTCGGCTGCAAGCGCAACAAGGATCACAAGAAGTTTCAGCCTCTTAAGACGATCTTGTGCGTGAAGAACCACTACAAGAGAACCCACTGCGACAAGAACTACACCTGCAGCCGCTGCCATGCGAAGAAATTCTCGGTCATTGCAGATCTGAAAACGCACGAGAAGCATTGTGGGAGAGACAAGTGGCTTTGCTCGTGTGGCACGACCTTCTCTAGGAAGGATAAGCTCTTCGGCCACATTGCCCTCTTTCAAGGCCACACCCCGGCCATCCCTCACGAAGGAGCCGGACCGTCTGATCAAGGGCAAAGCAAGAGTGAAGCAACAAATAAAGTCGAGCAACTGGACTTCAACTCGTGTCAAGGTTTAATGGAGGTAGAAAGGTCCCGAGACGACCCATCAAACTATTTCTCGCCTTTGGGTTTTGACACGAGTAGTATGGCCGGATTTCAAGAATTCCCCCGACCTCTATTTGAGGATGCAGAGAGCTCCTTCTCGTTCTTTCTCTCTGGTTCTGGCAACTACTCTCCGAAGAATGGAAGGTACGCTGCTCCAAACGATCTTGAATGA
- the LOC125204861 gene encoding protein SENSITIVE TO PROTON RHIZOTOXICITY 1-like isoform X1, with the protein MLLWLWKVVEACLSYLVSHVANSKLNMDPDERLCAETWAKSSSGHESLNTDTNNRTFTDFDRHHPKWEESSFNGCVVRTSGQQFSGFEGSFASDVDSQRQKKDLHGKQIPEAHGSGNMQNWDPSAMLNNLSFLEKKIHQLQDLVQLVVGRRGQAMNQADEILVQQQQLITADLTSIIVQLISTAGSLLPSLKNSESLASQLGQFGGITTDNVVHNKMEERHDPTGVSEDHEMKSDDDAEEGENLPPGSYEILQLEKEEILAPHTHFCTICGKGFKRDANLRMHMRGHGDEYKTPAALAKPHKESSSDPIFIKRYSCPYVGCKRNKDHKKFQPLKTILCVKNHYKRTHCDKNYTCSRCHAKKFSVIADLKTHEKHCGRDKWLCSCGTTFSRKDKLFGHIALFQGHTPAIPHEGAGPSDQGQSKSEATNKVEQLDFNSCQGLMEVERSRDDPSNYFSPLGFDTSSMAGFQEFPRPLFEDAESSFSFFLSGSGNYSPKNGRYAAPNDLE; encoded by the exons ATGCTGCTGTGGTTGTGGAAAGTCGTTGAGGCGTGCTTGTCGT ATTTAGTATCTCACGTTGCGAATTCTAAACTTAATATGGACCCCGACGAGAGGCTATGTGCAGAAACGTGGGCAAAGTCTTCATCGGGTCATGAATCACTCAACACGGATACAAATAACCGAACGTTCACAGATTTTGATAGACACCACCCGAAGTGGGAAGAATCCTCGTTCAATGGCTGCGTTGTAAGGACTTCAGGCCAACAATTTTCTGGTTTCGAAGGGTCATTTGCGTCTGACGTTGATAGCCAGAGGCAAAAGAAGGATCTTCATGGTAAGCAGATACCCGAGGCTCATGGGTCGGGTAATATGCAGAATTGGGATCCGAGCGCCATGCTGAACAATCTCTCatttttggagaagaagattcATCAGCTGCAGGATTTGGTCCAGTTAGTTGTCGGGCGCAGAGGCCAAGCTATGAACCAAGCTGACGAGATCTTGGTTCAGCAACAGCAGCTTATCACGGCTGATCTCACCTCGATTATAGTTCAGCTGATATCCACCGCAGGGAGCCTTCTCCCGTCTTTGAAGAACTCCGAGAGTTTGGCAAGCCAGCTCGGCCAATTTGGTGGGATCACGACTGACAATGTTGTCCATAACAAGATGGAGGAACGCCATGATCCAACGGGCGTTTCTGAGGATCATGAAATGAAGAGCGATGACGATGCTGAGGAAGGAGAGAATCTCCCTCCTGGCTCGTATGAAATCCTGCAGCTCGAGAAGGAGGAGATTCTTGCGCCTCACACCCATTTCTGCACGATCTGCGGGAAGGGGTTCAAGAGAGACGCCAATCTACGGATGCACATGAGAGGCCATGGAGACGAGTACAAGACTCCGGCAGCCCTAGCCAAGCCCCATAAGGAATCGAGCTCGGATCCGATCTTCATCAAGAGGTACTCCTGCCCTTACGTCGGCTGCAAGCGCAACAAGGATCACAAGAAGTTTCAGCCTCTTAAGACGATCTTGTGCGTGAAGAACCACTACAAGAGAACCCACTGCGACAAGAACTACACCTGCAGCCGCTGCCATGCGAAGAAATTCTCGGTCATTGCAGATCTGAAAACGCACGAGAAGCATTGTGGGAGAGACAAGTGGCTTTGCTCGTGTGGCACGACCTTCTCTAGGAAGGATAAGCTCTTCGGCCACATTGCCCTCTTTCAAGGCCACACCCCGGCCATCCCTCACGAAGGAGCCGGACCGTCTGATCAAGGGCAAAGCAAGAGTGAAGCAACAAATAAAGTCGAGCAACTGGACTTCAACTCGTGTCAAGGTTTAATGGAGGTAGAAAGGTCCCGAGACGACCCATCAAACTATTTCTCGCCTTTGGGTTTTGACACGAGTAGTATGGCCGGATTTCAAGAATTCCCCCGACCTCTATTTGAGGATGCAGAGAGCTCCTTCTCGTTCTTTCTCTCTGGTTCTGGCAACTACTCTCCGAAGAATGGAAGGTACGCTGCTCCAAACGATCTTGAATGA
- the LOC125204862 gene encoding LRR receptor-like serine/threonine-protein kinase GSO1 isoform X1: protein MEICMFYFGVLLLMSSYLSLTSSTSHFNLTTDQYALTILKNSFVSDPNAILHKNWSIHTPICGWIGVSCGIKHQRVTALNLSSFELQGTIPLHLGNLTFLRVLDISSNSFTGVLPSELSKLRRLELINVAANNFTGEIPPWFGALSQLRHVDLNNNSFSGRIPSSLFNISRLQSLNMSLNLLDGSIPNNICNITSRLREFNAYKNQLEGEIPRNIGKCKELEVLQLQNNSFNGDIPSEIGSLSMLKILYLGENEFKGGIPEQFGNLTSLRVLHLGYNHLTGGISKQVGNLTSLIKLVLADNHFTGMC from the exons ATGGAGAtttgcatgttttattttggtgTTTTGTTGTTGATGTCAAGCTACTTATCCCTCACCTCTTCCACATCACACTTCAATCTCACCACCGATCAATACGCTCTCACTATTTTGAAAAACTCCTTTGTTTCCGATCCTAATGCCATCTTGCATAAAAATTGGTCAATTCACACTCCCATTTGTGGATGGATTGGTGTGTCTTGTGGCATCAAACACCAAAGGGTTACTGCCCTAAACCTCTCAAGCTTCGAGCTCCAAGGCACCATCCCTCTGCATCTTGGAAACTTAACGTTTCTTCGGGTTTTAGACATCAGCTCCAACAGTTTCACGGGCGTCTTGCCATCTGAGCTGTCTAAGCTGCGACGTTTAGAACTGATAAACGTCGCAGCTAACAACTTCACCGGAGAGATACCACCATGGTTCGGAGCCTTATCCCAGCTCCGACACGTGGATTTGAACAACAACAGCTTCTCCGGCAGAATCCcttcttctttattcaatatttCGAGGCTTCAGAGTCTGAATATGAGCCTCAATCTTCTCGATGGAAGCATCCCAAACAACATatgcaatattacttcaagATTAAGAGAATTCAATGCCTATAAGAACCAACTTGAAGGGGAAATTCCAAGAAATATAGGCAAATGCAAAGAGCTTGAGGTGCTGCAATTGCAAAACAATAGTTTCAACGGCGATATACCGAGTGAAATTGGAAGTTTGAGTATGCTCAAGATTTTGTATCTAGGGGAAAACGAATTCAAAG GTGGAATACCAGAGCAATTTGGCAACCTCACTTCTCTGAGAGTGCTACACCTTGGGTATAATCACTTGACAG GTGGAATATCAAAGCAAGTTGGGAATCTCACTTCTCTGATAAAGCTAGTCCTTGCAGATAATCACTTCACAGGCATGTGTtag
- the LOC125204862 gene encoding leucine-rich repeat receptor-like serine/threonine-protein kinase BAM3 isoform X2: MEICMFYFGVLLLMSSYLSLTSSTSHFNLTTDQYALTILKNSFVSDPNAILHKNWSIHTPICGWIGVSCGIKHQRVTALNLSSFELQGTIPLHLGNLTFLRVLDISSNSFTGVLPSELSKLRRLELINVAANNFTGEIPPWFGALSQLRHVDLNNNSFSGRIPSSLFNISRLQSLNMSLNLLDGSIPNNICNITSRLREFNAYKNQLEGEIPRNIGKCKELEVLQLQNNSFNGDIPSEIGSLSMLKILYLGENEFKGGIPEQFGNLTSLRVLHLGWNIKASWESHFSDKASPCR; encoded by the exons ATGGAGAtttgcatgttttattttggtgTTTTGTTGTTGATGTCAAGCTACTTATCCCTCACCTCTTCCACATCACACTTCAATCTCACCACCGATCAATACGCTCTCACTATTTTGAAAAACTCCTTTGTTTCCGATCCTAATGCCATCTTGCATAAAAATTGGTCAATTCACACTCCCATTTGTGGATGGATTGGTGTGTCTTGTGGCATCAAACACCAAAGGGTTACTGCCCTAAACCTCTCAAGCTTCGAGCTCCAAGGCACCATCCCTCTGCATCTTGGAAACTTAACGTTTCTTCGGGTTTTAGACATCAGCTCCAACAGTTTCACGGGCGTCTTGCCATCTGAGCTGTCTAAGCTGCGACGTTTAGAACTGATAAACGTCGCAGCTAACAACTTCACCGGAGAGATACCACCATGGTTCGGAGCCTTATCCCAGCTCCGACACGTGGATTTGAACAACAACAGCTTCTCCGGCAGAATCCcttcttctttattcaatatttCGAGGCTTCAGAGTCTGAATATGAGCCTCAATCTTCTCGATGGAAGCATCCCAAACAACATatgcaatattacttcaagATTAAGAGAATTCAATGCCTATAAGAACCAACTTGAAGGGGAAATTCCAAGAAATATAGGCAAATGCAAAGAGCTTGAGGTGCTGCAATTGCAAAACAATAGTTTCAACGGCGATATACCGAGTGAAATTGGAAGTTTGAGTATGCTCAAGATTTTGTATCTAGGGGAAAACGAATTCAAAG GTGGAATACCAGAGCAATTTGGCAACCTCACTTCTCTGAGAGTGCTACACCTTGG GTGGAATATCAAAGCAAGTTGGGAATCTCACTTCTCTGATAAAGCTAGTCCTTGCAGATAA
- the LOC125207387 gene encoding dihydrolipoyllysine-residue acetyltransferase component 5 of pyruvate dehydrogenase complex, chloroplastic-like has product MAHSHLLHTSFVPTARPALRRRLGGAAHLPRKAHLIQSKIREIFMPALSSTMTEGKIVSWVKSEGDKLAKGESVVVVESDKADMDVESFYDGYLAAIVVDEGLSAAVGSTIAFLAETEEEIALAQSKRSSSPAPSAASAAAGSNDAPTVLDEMPSPVSAAVASVSSNSAAVGSAVHPASEGGKRVVASPYAKKLAKDLGVDLKGIVGSGPNGRVVAKDVEAAVNEVATVAAAAAVATPSGVELGSVVPFTTMQSAVSRNMVESLAVPTFRVGYTFTTDALDALYKKIKSKGVTMTALLAKATALALVQHPVVNSSCRDGKSFTYNSHINIAVAVAIDGGLITPVLQDADKIDIYSLSRKWKELVDKARAKQLQPQEYNSGTFTLSNLGMFGVDRFDAILPPGTGAIMAVGASEPSLVGTKDGRIGLKTQMQVNVTADHRVIYGADLAAFLQTLAKIIEDPKDLTL; this is encoded by the exons ATGGCTCATTCCCACCTTCTCCACACTTCCTTCGTCCCCACCGCTCGTCCcgccctccgccgccgccttgGCGGCGCCGCCCACCTCCCCCGAAAGGCCCATCTGATTCAATCCAAGATCCGCGAAATCTTCATGCCGGCGCTCAGCTCCACGATGACGGAGGGAAAGATCGTGTCTTGGGTCAAATCGGAAGGGGATAAGCTTGCTAAGGGCGAATCAGTCGTCGTGGTTGAGTCCGACAAGGCGGATATGGACGTGGAGTCGTTTTACGATGGGTACTTGGCCGCCATTGTCGTCGACGAGGGCCTCTCAGCTGCGGTTGGATCCACCATCGCTTTCCTCGCCGAGACTGAGGAAGAAATCGCCCTCGCCCAATCGAAAAGGTCGTCTTCTCCCGCCCCTTCAGCAGCCTCCGCCGCTGCTGGCAGCAACGATGCCCCGACGGTGCTTGATGAAATGCCGAGCCCAGTTTCTGCTGCTGTAGCTAGTGTCAGCAGCAATTCGGCTGCTGTGGGGTCGGCTGTGCATCCGGCGTCTGAAGGGGGGAAGAGGGTGGTGGCGTCGCCTTACGCGAAGAAGCTGGCGAAGGATTTGGGGGTGGATTTGAAGGGAATTGTTGGGAGCGGGCCAAATGGGAGAGTGGTGGCTAAGGATGTGGAGGCTGCTGTGAATGAGGTTGCCACGGTGGCTGCTGCAGCTGCGGTGGCTACACCGAGTGGCGTGGAATTGGGCTCCGTGGTGCCATTCACGACGATGCAGAGTGCTGTGAGTAGGAACATGGTTGAGAGCTTGGCCGTGCCGACATTCAGAGTGGGGTATACTTTCACAACAGATGCTCTTGATGCTTTATACAAGAAG ATCAAGTCTAAAGGAGTGACTATGACAGCATTGCTAGCCAAGGCAACGGCACTTGCTCTGGTCCAGCACCCTGTTGTGAACTCCAGCTGCAGAGACGGAAAGAGCTTTACGTATAACAGTCATATCAACATTGCAGTAGCAGTAGCCATAGACGGTGGTTTGATCACACCAGTACTTCAAGATGCTGACAAG ATTGATATTTATTCATTATCGAGAAAGTGGAAGGAATTGGTTGATAAGGCACGAGCGAAGCAGCTCCAGCCCCAAGAATATAATTCGG GAACTTTCACACTGTCTAACCTCGGAATGTTTGGCGTGGATCGTTTTGATGCTATTTTGCCACCGGGAACT GGTGCAATCATGGCTGTCGGTGCTTCTGAACCGTCTCTTGTTGGTACAAAGGATGGCCGGATCGGACTGAAAACTCAGATGCAG GTAAATGTAACAGCAGATCATCGCGTGATATATGGTGCTGATCTGGCAGCCTTCTTGCAAACCCTGGCCAAGATAATCGAGGACCCTAAAGACCTAACGCTGTAG